Genomic segment of Arachis hypogaea cultivar Tifrunner chromosome 16, arahy.Tifrunner.gnm2.J5K5, whole genome shotgun sequence:
gttgttaaaattttttagtacATTATTTTGTTTGATATGAGATTTATTACCTCTTCACATTCTCTAGGTTATTATAATGTTTggtctctcctttcttcttttttttctgtttaaacaaaaattttatcttttcaatttatgcATAATATTGGATGTgtctatgatttttttttgtgtgtttgtGTTGATAGTTTTCTTCTATTTGCACGCCTCTGTTTGATTTGGAGTTTGTATTAATGTAATTTAGAAGACTTTATGTTATTCatttaattttggatgtgtttatggtcaaaattttatttttaatcttataATGTGAACATTGAATTTTAAGTGCAAAGATCAAAATGTTATTGTCTAAAGTTTGTCCTTTGTCTTTCTCTTATGAAAATGTAAACATATGTGTCAATCAATTATTTATTATGCAATCTTATAAATTTGGATGTGTAAATAATTCATTTTGATATGAATTTTGGATGTGTTGATAAAATACTTAACATACATTCTTATAATTTTGGAtgtatattttgaatttaaatttttttttttttgtatctaaTATGCAATTTAGAATCCCAATGTCAACCAAAGAAAGGAAAAGTAGTAACTAACAAGGCTTCCATGGACAAGAGGTTTAGAGACTTTACTATAAGAAGACAAAAATTGGAAGGAATAGTGACGTAGAAAAGTTGAAAGAGGAAAGACTAAAAGAGTGTTGTAGGTGTGATAATGGTGTGTAGATTGGAtgagagaggaaaaaaaaaagtaacttctttatttttataGAATAAGTTAGAGGGATTTTagatgataaaatttaaattaaatctgaTTAATTATGTGCTTACCTAAAAACTTAGAGATtgactcaattaaaaaataactaaataatattattaattcaaaAAGATGACTAAAGGCTACCTTTTAAAGGATAGGtagcattttttttatataataagattAACTGCGTAAGTTATtagaaaaagaatatttttaatatttttaattttttagtgtatttagtaaattttaataaaaaaataaaagtactaaaaaaataaaaaatattaaaaaaactaaaatttttaatttttaaaaaaatcttatatctaaaaaaatatttttaacataataaataaataaaaaatatttttatattgttgaaTTAAGCTCAAAAGTAGTTCTTAAGATTGACGTGGTGTACTCGTCCTAAAATTTTAATTGCATCAATTAATCTGAGATTGACAAAATGCACTATAATAATTCCTGACCCATTTTCTGTTAACGGTGTGATGACGGAACTTGATGATATGGATTGCTAGTGACATATGTCATTTTATGGTTTGGacacgtgtaatggtatgatgacAGATCAATTAATAACACGTGACATGTTGGCATGGATAATTGTGCTACGTGTTACAATACTATTTGGCCACGTATCAActtatgccacgtgtcacaacatTATTCGTCCATGTGTCATCTGCAATATCATTATTCTAAATGAACCAAATAGGTCTGTGACTTTACATTAAGTGACTAATTAGTtcttgaaattgaatgtcgtgcactaaATTAGTCTCTTAActagttttttctatttttttttttttgtaaattcaaaattttcaatatcttTAGTTGCActaatttcaattatattttttcatatgtcgtttaaatacaagtgtttttatctaaaaaaatatttttgacataataaataaacaaaaaagaattttatatTGTTGTACCCAATCATAATTgctaaataaaaagatattttaatataaaatatccaaacataaaattaattttacttttttaaaaaatctcttaaaaaaaatctttttgtaaaAACTTACTCAAACAAGTCATAAATTATTTGAGttattacttatttaaaatttagaatttatggtATAAGAAAATtgtcattaaaataaaattttaacattttacaaaattaatctaataaaattttatttttctttttaaaagttTCTAATCATAATTTTGTatggtaaaaaatttttaatcaagTTTCTATAATTTACACATTCTTAATCACATGGTATGCTacataaatatttttcatttaggttctatagtttaaaaattttgaaatagaatTCCTACATCAAATGACAAATCTTTTTTTTGTCTGTTTTGATATTTTGATACAATATaggaatttgattataaatatttcaaattatgagaaaatcattaaaattttctgtaaattgtagaaacttaattGAAAACTCCAAGCTATAAAAAAAACCTTAATTGAAAACATCTGCACatacaaatattaaaataataaatcccaTTTATAATTTaagtaaattattaattaaattttctaattattataccattttcttttgattgtgtgacaaaataatcaatttttatGGGGCAATAGTAAAATTTAGTTTGTGATTTGATGTATACTCTTTTTTCCCTCCACATTTATGAAATTTGGATTGCTTTGAGAAGCTGACAGGGGTGATAAATGTGAATACATTATAACATTAAGACTTagtttagttaaaattttaaaaaaattgctaAATTCCTTATATTGCATatagtaaataaaaaagatcatcTGTTTGTacttacaattttaaaaatagaagtaTTTTTAAAAACATCTAAGATAGAACTTTTCAAAACTCGTTTGTATTTatctaaatttcaaaaatctaatataacctcatacattaattaatatccaaatttaattcttacattaatgtctattataatatttttaaattttaaaaattattttaccaaacaTACTTATTGTAACTTATACTTATtgaaagtcatttttaatttaagggttaagtactgaaatcgtccttAAGGTCTGgcgtgaaaatcaaaatcgtccccgacctttttttgttattaaaatcatcctcaacgttacaaaacgttataaaatcgtccctttctattttttttggaccaaattacccttaactattaataaaaataatattaaaaaaaaaaatccaacccCCACCTACACCCAGATTTCTTCGTCTCTCCCTCCACCCCAAACCCCCTCCCTCACTCCCTCACTCTCTTCATCAAATCCCACTCCCTCACTCCCTCACCCCACTGCCACCGCCCCTGCGTCCCaacccgccgccgccgccgcccctGCGTCCCAACCCGCCGCCACCCTTCGTTCttcctatttttgttttttctttttttaatttttgaagaacatatACATAATTGATAATTATTGTTCTTCTGCTTCTGATTTGCTGTTAATTTGTTTTGTGGGGTGATTGGGTGGATGGGTGAGAGATAAGGGGTGAGGGCTGAGGGGTGGGCTAAAGGGGTTGCGGGTTACGGGAGGCGGGAGGGGTGAGGTTTGAGGGGTGGGTGGTGAGGGAGTACGGGAGGGTGAGGGAGGGGGGAGGCGGGAGGGAGTgaggggggaggggggagggggaggggtggGAGGGGAGTACGGGAGGGTGATGGAGGGGGGAGGCGGGAGGGAGTTGAGGGAGGGGAGAAGGgtgggaggggaggggaggggggtgGTGTGGGCAGTGGGCTGAAGGGGTTACGGGTTACGGGAGGCAGGAGGGGTGAGGTTTGAGGGGTGGGAGGTGAAGGAGTGGGCTGAGGGAGGGGGAGGGTGAGGGAGTGAGGGAGGGGGTGGTGGGGGGGGGGAGTGGGCTGAGGGAGTACGGGAGGGtgagggaggggggaggggggaggcGGGAGGGAGTGAGGGAGGGGGGAGGTGGGAggagaggggaggggagggggttgttttaattttttaatattatttttaattatttttattaataataaaggatatggtaaaaaaaataaaattgaaatgaaaaaggacaattttataacgttttgtaacgttgaggatgattttaataacaaaaaaaggtcggggacgattttgattttcaccccagaccttagggacgatttcagtactaaacccttaatttaattttaccaaacataaatattacaacttttaaaaaataaaaagtttgccAAACCAAACATAAGCACTACACTTGCAAATCAATttcaaatgctaaaaaataatttaaaaaaaagggagGGAGAGAAAGGGTTTGCAACTACATAGTCACAATTTCCTTTTCCTCGTTTGTTTTGAGCCTTCTTGACAAGGTCTAATCCATTTCGCTGCATTTCTGTAAGTACCAGCAACATCACAAACATATACAATTATACaagagttaatactcaaattcgtccctaaaagatacctcgatctccatattagtccccgaaagataaagttaatcaaaaaAGTCCTTGAAAGATACACGACTAAATCAAGTTCGTCCTTCCGTCAAATCgcttaatgacttggctaacgtCTGCTGATATGTGACGTTAACTACCACGCTGGCAGAGAagaaaaacgacgccgttttaagTGAATGCCCTGATAGTCATGTCGGCGTCGTTTTGTGGGCAGAACGGAGATTTTGTGGTTGGTTGGTTTTAAAATGTGTGAAGTGAAGCAGCAAGAGAGGAACGTGTGGAGATGGGTAAAGGCAACCCACAGAGAAGAAGCACCAGCGACGAGCTCCATACGGCGGCAAGGTTCGGTGATCTCGTCGCTGTTCAGATGATTTTGACTTCAAACCCTTTGGCTGTTAATTCCAGAGACAAGCATTCGAGAACACCATATCCTCCTCTCATTTATTATCACTACTAATTGCTAAAGGAACCCTAACACTCTGTTCGGTTCCCACAGTAAATTCTCCATTCAATTCGTTTGCTTTGAAGTTTATCTTGTTCTTCCCTGATGATAATTGAATCCATTGCACCGTGAttttcttccttttcctttttgACCTATCTGCATCGAATCGTGGATTAGCTTCCCTAATACCATTGTATTGGAATCTCTGTTGACTTATTGTTTATgctttttatctttttgttgtaTGAACAGAGTTGTGCTGCATGTTTTATCTGAAAATGATTTGGTACTTTGTTATGTGCTTAATGTGTAATGCCCTATGAACTTGTTATTATGGGGTAGGGTTGTTTTATTGGCGAGTAAAAATGGGGTGAAACTTTTCATGGAAGTGTTTGATGACTAAAATTACACATGGACTCATGAAGCTCATCAAAGAAAACTTTCACCCAATTTTTTCCCTCTAATTAAAGATACCCTAGGAAGAATTGGAAATAAGTAAGGATGTTTTATATAGGGTAAAATGAATTTGGTTTGTCTTGGAAATTATAACATTTCCACTTTGTTCCTTTGACAATTAGCTTTGGACCATAGACTTCATTTAGCAGCATTTGCTGGACATGCAGAGATAGTAAGTTATCTGTGCAAGAATAAGGCTAATGTTGGTGCTTCTGCTATGGATGACATGGCCGCAATACACTTTGCCACTCAGAAGGGGCATTTGGAAGTTGTTAAGGCTCTAGTTGCAGCTGGTGCATCCATCAAGGCTTGTACTCGCAAAGGCATGAATTCATTACACTACGCAGCTCAAGGTTCCCATCTAGAGCTTGTTAGGTACTTGGCCAAGAAAGGGGCGAGTCTTACTGCCAAGACAAGGGCAGGAAAGACTCCTTTGGATCTTGCTAACAATGAAGAAGTCCGCTCATTTCTGGAGGAATTCGAAAGATCAGCCAAGAACAGAGCATCtagcaacaaaaataaagctGAACAATCTGATCCAAAAGCATCCACGTTGGAATCAGAAGATAATTCAAGTGCCAAACAGCCTGCAGTGGCTGTCGATGAAGAAAATGGTGACGGAGAGAAGACAGAGACTAATGAGGATGACGAAAATAGTGATAGAGAGAAGAGGAAGGCTAACGAAGAGGATGCAAGAGAAGACTCATCACAATCAAAAAGGGCAAAAGTTAAGTTGAGCCATCTCCAAAGTTCAGATgatatccaagaagaagaagaagaagacatgtAGGTTGGCAGAGGCATAGTGTAGTAGAACAACACACCACCACAACGGCCTCCATTTGTTGCCTCCATCGTCGCCCCAAACCAGCAATTTCAACACTAACCCAGGCATATGGCCCACTGATTGCTGAAGACGACATATTTATCGTcgaaattaggattaggtttcaaACAATTAGGGACTGATTTGAACTGTTTTGCCAAACTTACCTTGTCAGCAATCGGTTATGACACTTTGGCCTCTTCCACGTTGGAAGCTAACGAAACACGTCAGCAGACGTTAGCCAAGTCACTAAGAGAATTGACGGAAGGATAAACGTGATTAACTTGGGTATTTTTCGGGGGctcttttgattaactttatctttcggGGACTAATATGAAGATCGGgatatctttcagggacgaatttgagATTTAACTCACCAAAGTAAATTCATTTTATGAACTAGAATCCGAAAGCTAATCAAATTTCCACGAGAAGAGAAAGTTAGAAACAGATCAAGCGATGTTAGCTCGCGTGACTAGTAGAATTATGGCTGCTGAAAAATACAGAAATATTAATCTCATCACAAGGCACTGGCAGCAATATTATACAATCCTTTGATGGCCATTGCTATCATGAAGTGGTATTTTGATATTTCAtcagaagaaaatgaaaaagtgaCGCGGGGTATTATTTTTGAATTGGTCAAATTTACACCAAGTTGCCACTCTCATTGGTCAAATCATAAAACTTTTTATCATGAAGCAATATTACTCTACTTAATGTGAGAATTCACCTGTCTTGTAACTGAAGTACTGAACTGAACTGAACTTTAACTGTATGGCATTGCAGTGCTTTATGTAGTCGCATCACGGCGGCAATTGCAGTCGTTTCATGTGCCTTTTACTGCAATTCTCAGCATTTCCAAAACAACTGCAACAGCAACCGCAACTGTAAGTGGCAGCATGCCTTGCGGTATTGGAGTCATCAGTTGGGTCAGCATAGGTAGTAAAAACAtctcttttaaaaattgaatcaATCATAAGAATCTAGTTTGACCTAAAGACAACATGACATTGAATAATAAGCTCATACCTTCAGGCAAGAAGGGTCGGCTCCTGGACCAAGCATTCATGATAATAAGTTGTTTCTTCCCAGTGTCCCATAAGGACATTgctcagcagcagcagcaaccacCTTTTTCCACTAGGGGCAGTCAACTACACGAAAATATAACACCACAGTgcccttttataaatcatatgAGTTTACACCATTTATATTTAAAATCTCTTTTAGATGCATTAGGATATTTAAAGTGCATAGGCACACAAACAGAATAACAAAAGCAGAATAAAAAGTTTATATTAGGATACAACTAAAAACTAACCATTTTGCAGCAAGAAACTACCTCCTTATCCACGCCTGAATGATTTTGGTCCATTAATCATGAAATCACTAATCATGCAAAAAAATTCTTTCACATGGCCTCTGCAACTTTCTCCATAGTCCATAATATTAAAATGACCTCTTCTCACAACTCTCCAAGAATGGAATCACCCAATCTCCTTCTCTTTTAACTCCTTCATCCGCTTTACATACCACACTGTTACCCCCTTTACTCGGTTCATCAAAATCTACCATTTGTTTTGTCTTCCTATGCTGCAACAACACAAGCTCCAACATGTTCCTCCGAGCAGTGTAAACAGGATTAGGCTCAATCAAACTCCCCTTCCTATATACCTCCCTAAGAATAACAGTCTGAGTTTTCCCCTTTGTG
This window contains:
- the LOC112754656 gene encoding uncharacterized protein; amino-acid sequence: MGKGNPQRRSTSDELHTAARFGDLVAVQMILTSNPLAVNSRDKHSRTPFHLAAFAGHAEIVSYLCKNKANVGASAMDDMAAIHFATQKGHLEVVKALVAAGASIKACTRKGMNSLHYAAQGSHLELVRYLAKKGASLTAKTRAGKTPLDLANNEEVRSFLEEFERSAKNRASSNKNKAEQSDPKASTLESEDNSSAKQPAVAVDEENGDGEKTETNEDDENSDREKRKANEEDAREDSSQSKRAKVKLSHLQSSDDIQEEEEEDM